In Haliscomenobacter hydrossis DSM 1100, the DNA window TAAAGCCAGCCGCAAGTACCAGGTTTTGCGTCATTTTGACCAAAGCCCCCAATTGCCATTTGGCTATCCAACTTCTATCATCATTGCTTTGTTTCCTCCTTTGTGGTTCTCGTTGATGAATCCACGCGTCAACAAAGAACAGGCCCGGCAAAAACCACCGGAATCCGCAATTCATTTGTGACCAACCGCAGATCTACCTTATGCAACAGCAATACGGCAAACTTTTTTTGATTCCGGTACCTTTGGGCGAAAACGCCCCCCAAACCATTCCAATCTATGTGACCGAAATCATTCGGCAACTGGACTACTTTATTGTAGAACGAGCCAAAACGGCCCGTTTTTTCATCAAAGCCGCGCAGCACCCCCGTCCGCTACCGGAATTGGAATTGGTGGAATTGAGTGAACACACCAAAGAAAGTGAATACCGCCAGTTTTTGGCTCCGGCTACCCAGGGGCGCAACATTGGACTCATGTCGGAAGCGGGTTGCCCAGGTGTGGCTGACCCTGGTGCGGTTGTGGTGGAATTGGCTCATCGACAGGGCATTCAGGTCGTTCCTCTAGTGGGGCCATCTTCGATCTTACTGGCCTTGATGGGTTCGGGGATGAATGGGCAAAAGTTTAGTTTTCAGGGTTATTTGAGCGCCAAAAAACAGGATTTGGGTCAACAACTCAAACGTTTGGAACAATTGGCTCAAAAGGAAAACAGCACCCAAATTTTCATCGAAGTGCCTTACCGCAACCAGCAGATTGTGGAGGCTGCGCTTAAAAACCTGGCACCGCAAACCCGCCTTTGTATCGCGGTGGACTTGACCTTGCCCACTGAATTCATTCAAACCCGCAAGATTGAGGAGTGGAAGCGCAATCCTCCGGTGGATTTACACAAGCGGCCAGCGATTTTTTTGCTGGGTTGACCACTAGTTACGTCATCCCCACCTGCTCCTGATGTTTCCACATCTCCTGGAACGCCGAGCTATTTTCCCGGAGGTACTCAAAGGTACCCTCGTCCACGACCCGTCCATTATCCATGACGTAAACGTAGTCGAAATGCACCAATAAATGGAGGCGGTGCAAAGCCGAAACGATGGCCTTATCGGCAAAATCATGGAACATGCGCTCGTAAATCAGCAATTCCGTTTTGGGATCTACGCTACTCGTTGGTTCGTCGAGCAGGATGATGTCGCTGTCTTTGGCCGCCAATACACCCCGAGCCAGGGCCAGGCGTTGTTTTTGCCCACCGGAAAGGTTTACTCCTTTTTCTCGGATGTTGGATTGTAAACCCGAAGGTAATTGTTCCACCACTTCGGTAAAATGAGCGGTTTCACAAACCTTCATGACTTCTTCGTTGCTAAAGGGCAGGCCAAGGGTAATGTTGTACTCAATGGTATTTTCAAAAATTTCGGGTTCTTGGGGAAAAAGGGTGATGTAATCGGCCAAAACGTCCATTTTATCGTAGTTTTTACTGTCAACTGCCAATTGCAGACCTGGTTTGGGAGGATACAGGCCCCTTAGTATGGCCAACAAGGTGCTTTTACCACTGCCACTTTCGCCGATCAGGGCGATGCGTTTGCCTCGTTCAATTTGGATGTTTACATCAAATAATCCTGGGCGGTACTGGCCTTCAGCGGGTGTTTCATCCAGTTCGTGGACGTAATTGAGGTCGCGGAGCTGGATGGTTTTCCAGCGTTGAGGCAAGCTTTCCGGCGATTCTGGCAGGTGTTGTTGATCGTAAGCCTCAAAGATATTTTTGGCAGTTTGTACATCGGTATGGTGGTTCACAATCTGATTGTACTGCCAGGCAATGTCGTGAAATACACTGGTAAATCTTTGCACATAGCCGGTCAAGGTAACCAGCCCCCCGATCAAAAAAAGTTGGCCGGGAACATAATTTTGGTAGATGTAACCCAACATGATGGTACAATAAATCACGACAACGATGCTGTCCACCACAAACCATTTGAGTTCGTTGACCACAATTTTTTTTCGAAAAGGGAAAAAGATATCGGTCACTTTTTGCAAGAGGCCACTCTCCATGCGCTTTTCCAGGCGCAGCGTGATGACCGTAATGATGTTGGAGAGGCTATCGAAAAGGGTGGCCGACACCACGTGCTCTTTCTCGTTGGTTTCTTTTTGGTAGCGGATATAGGGTTTGTCAAACACAAAAATAATGTACAAGGCAACCACGCCCAGTAAAATAGCAATCGAACCAAACAGTGGAGAAAAATAAAGCATGGCTGCAAAAGAAAAAACAAACTTGGCAAAAGCATGAATGTACATGTGCCCATCTTGGAAAAACTCCTTCAATGCCTCGTAAGCCTTGCGTACGCGGTTGATGGTAGATCCGCTGTGATTGTCCTGGTGCCATTTGACGGGCAAGCGCAGGGCTTTGTGGTAGAGTTCCTGCAAAAAATTTCGACTTAAATTGAAGGCTAAGCTTTGTTCCTTGATCCGGGCAAAGCCATGAAATCCCCAATCGCTGAAATGCAGAATCAGGTACGCCCCAACGTACAACCAGGTTACGTGCAGCACGTCGGTACCTTTTTGTTGCAGCTCGTTGATCAACCAACCCCAAATAATCGGTGTTCCCGCATTGATGATGTTGCTGGCCGCAAACATGCTGTAAATCACCAGGTATCGACCACGTTCCTGTTTGGCATATTTCCAGGCGGTAATCATCAAAGAGACGTAGGGATTGTGGGCAATAGAACGGAACATGGCAAGAGTGATTTCGCAGCGATTAATGGAGACTTTCGCCCCAATGAACCAGATCTTTTCAGAAAAAGTTTCCGCCCAACCACTTACTTTGTCTGCCAAATTGACACCTGCACCGATTTGCAGCAGCCTTGGCACAACCTTTGACTAAAGGAGCTGTACACAAGCCTATTTTTTCCAGAAATATAAAAATCAAAACCATTATGGCAGCAAAGGAAATTACCCTCAGCAGTGTGGCTCAGGAAAAGCTCAAAAACGGCATCGACAAACTCGCCAATGCCGTTAAAGTCACCTTGGGTCCTAAAGGCCGCAACGTAGTCATCGAGAAAAAATTCGGTGCACCTCAAGTCACCAAGGACGGGGTAACCGTAGCCAAAGAAATAGAATTGGAAGACACCCTGGAAAACATGGGTGCCCAAATACTCAAGGAAGTAGCGTCAAAAACCGCCAGCTTGGCTGGGGATGGAACCACCACCGCCACGGTATTGGCTCAAGCCATCATCACGGCTGGGATGAAAAGTGTAACTTCTGGTGCCAATCCAATGGACCTCAAGCGCGGCATCGACAAAGCGGTTAAAGCAGTCGTTGCCAACATCAAAGAGCAGGCGGAATTGGTTGGAGATGATTACAGTAAAATCAAGCAGGTTGCGGCGATTTCAGCCAACAACGATGAAGAAATTGGCGAATTGATCGCCGATGCCATGAAGCGCGTAAGCAAAGATGGCGTCATCACCATCGAAGAAGCGAAAGGAATGGAAACTTTCGTGAAAGAGGTGAGTGGCATGCAGTTCGATCGGGGATATCTTTCGCCCTACTTTGTCACCGATCCGGAAAATATGCTGGCCGAATACGATAACCCCTTCATCCTGATCCACGATAAAAAAATCTCCAACGTCAAGGATATTCTGCCCATTCTGGAAAAAACTTCCCAAATGGGTCGCCCTCTGGTGATCATTGCCGAAGATGTGGATGGCTCTGCCTTGAGTACCTTGGTGGTCAACCGCCTGCGTTCTGTATTGAATGTTGTAGCGGTAAAAGCACCTGGGTTTGGTGATCGCCGTAAAGCCATGTTGGAAGACATCGCCATTCTTACCGGAGGAACCGTGGTGAGTGACGAGCAGGGTTATATGTTGGAGAATACCGACATCACCATGTTGGGCCAGGCCGAAAGAGTGTCGATCGACAAAGACAATACGACCATCGTGAATGGTAAAGGTCTTGAAGATGGGGTTAAAGCTCGGGTAAGCCAGATCCGCTCACAAATTGAGTTGACCACTTCTGACTATGATAAGGAGAAGTTGCAAGAACGTCTGGCCAAACTGGCCGGTGGCGTAGCTGTGTTGAACATCGGTGCGACCACCGAGATGGAAATGAAAGAAAAGAAAGACCGCGTTGACGACGCTTTGCACGCCACTCGCGCTGCGGTGGAAGAAGGCATCGTTGCGGGAGGTGGAGTAGCCCTGGTTCGCGCCATCAAAGCGTTGGTCAATTTGAAAGGGGTCAATGAAGACGAAAATACCGGCATCGACATTGTGCGTAAAGCCCTGGAATCTCCGCTGCGCATCATTGCTGAAAACGCCGGGGTGGAAGGCTCCGTGGTACTCCAAAAAGTGCTGAATGGCAAAAAAAGCTACGGCTATAATGCCCGCACCGATGTATTCGAAGATTTGATGGCGGCCGGGGTAATTGACCCCGCCAAAGTTACTCGGGTCGCGTTGGAAAACGCAGCTTCGATTGCTGCTATGGTGCTGACTACGGAAGCAACCATCAGTGATAAACCCGAGAAGAAAAGTGCGGGTGGTGCTGGGCATCACCACCATCATGATGATTACGGGATGTAGTCCCGTTGAAATAGAGCTAGTGAAGAGTCGGTTCGGGATGTCCTGGATCGGCTCTTTTTGTTTTTAGACTGTGCTTGCGATAATAATTCGAGCCTTTTACACGTCCAAGACAATACAAATCCGATCGCAATGGATAAGAAACCAAAAAAACAAACGCCCCCGTACCGGAAACTCCGTGGCTATGCATTTGATCCTTCCCTTTCCCAACGCATCGACACGGCCTTTATCAACGATATTGTGTATAGAGTGCCCTGGGAGGATGATTTGGCTTTGGGCCCTTGTGGGGAGTACCTGGAAGTGGTGGATTACGACCCCAGCGTGGATCAGTTTTACGAGCCAGTCAATTTGCAAGACCCCTTTGTTTTGGCCCAGGACGGCCTCAATCCCAGTGAAAGTAACCCCAAGTTTCACCAACAGATGGTGTATGCGGTGGCGATGACCACGATTAAAAATTTCGAAAAATCACTGGGCAGAAAAATTCTCTGGAGTTTTCGTCAAATTCAGCCCTCTTTAACCCAACGGCGAGGCGACGGCTACCTGGCGTCTGAAAGTGCAACCGAAAAGTATGGGTACGTCAAGGCACTCAGGGTGTATCCACATGCCTTTAGAGGGGCCAATGCCTATTACAGCCCCTTGAAAAAAGCCCTGTTGTTTGGTTATTTTTCTGCCCAACCCGCCGACGTGACTTTGCAGATGCCCAATGCGTTGGTGTTCACCTGTCTGAGTCACGACATCATTGCCCACGAAACGACCCACGCCATTCTGGATGGGATTCACAGCCAATTTACCGAAAACAGCAATAAAGACACCCTCGCTTTTCACGAAGCATTTGCCGATATCGTGGCTTTGTTTCAACACTTTACTTTCCCGGAAGTACTCAAACACCAGGTGGCCAAAACCAAAGGCAATCTTTCGGGCGAAAACTTGTTGGGACAGTTGGCGCAGGAGTTTGGCTCTTCCATCGGACGATATGGTGCACTACGCGATGCCTTGGGCGAGGTGGATCCATTGACCCGCGAGTGGAAACCCCGGGTACCGGATGGCAACGAGTACCAAAAAATTGTCGAGCCGCACGAACGAGGTAGTATTTTAGTTTCCGCAGTTTTTGAAGCGTTTATCAACATTTACAACCGGCGCACGGCGGATTTGCTGCGTATTGCTACCTCCGGTACTGGCATTTTGCCCGAAGGGCAGTTGCATCCTGATTTGGTCAACCGCCTGGCGGAACAAGCGACAAAATCGGCCAAACACATTTTGCAGATGTGTATTCGGGCACTGGATTATTGCCCGCCTTTGGACATCAATTTCGGCGATTTTTTGCGCGCGGTCATCACTGCCGACCGGGATTTGATCCCTGAAGATAACCGCGATTACCGCCTGGCTTTTATTGCAGCTTTTCGGCGACGGGGCATTTATCCACTGGGCATCAAATCACTTTCCGAAGAAAGTTTGTCCCACCCGATGGTCAATTTTTACCACCTGGGCAAAGAACAAGAGATGTTTCAGCGCTTGCGGGACTTTTTCCGCGAGTTTAAAAATGAAATTTCCTATTTGGAAAACCGCGAAGAAATTTTTGGGAAGACCAAAAATTATATCGTTGGAAACCAGGACATCAAAGACGGTCCCTTGTTTGATGGCATTCGCAAAACCCTTTATGAAAAGATTGAAAACTCGCTTGAGTTTGAAAAATTGACCGGGCTGGTTTTTTCCAAAAACTGTGAAGCCGTGGGGGTACGGAGGTCCAGTTCCTATTCTGGAGACGGCCCTTCTTTTTTTGTTCACACCATGAACCTTTCGTCCAGGGTAGGCCCGGATGGAGAAAAAAGCAACCAGATCATCCTGACTCTTACCCAGCGCGCTGGGATTAAAGTAGGGAGCAACGGGCAAATTGAACCCTTTGTGTTGAACAAAGAAAATCCCTATAAAAACCTGGAGGGGGGATTCATCATGCGCGGTGGAGTAACCCTGATTTTTGATTTGGACGATTTCCGACTCAAGTACATCATCAGCAAACCCTTGCTGGATGTAAAAAAACTGGAAAAAAACGAGTATCAAATTGACGAAAAACGTGCCTTGCAGCTGTACAACTACTACCGGGAGGACGGAAATGGCGCAGATGTGTACAAAGCTTATTTTGAACGCAGCAATCTGTTTCCCTCTTTTGAACCCTTTGCCTTCCTTCACAATCATTAACAAGTCCACGCATGGCAACTCAACATGTCAATAAAATAACGGTGTTCATGTACCGCCCTGGTGGAACTGGCGATTGTTTTCTCCTGCAATTTAAAAAGGGCAATCAGGTGAGTTTCAACCTGATGATTGATTGTGGCTGTATCACGGGAGGCAAACAAAACTTTGAACCGATCTTAGATGACCTTACGGCCAAAACCAAAGGCAAAATTGACTTATTGGTGCTTACCCACGAGCATGCTGACCACATCAATGGGTTTACCAGTGTGGCCGAAAAATTTGTAAACCTTACCATTGCCAAGGTTTGGTTTGCCTGGACCGAAAACAAGGATGACCCCGAAGCCAATAATTACCGGGAGTACCATACCGAGCAAAAAATGGCACTGGCTCAAGCCACCGCAAAATTGAATAAATTAGAACGCGACCACTACTTTCACAAACTGCTGGAACTTGAAAACCAGGGCGCGGAACTGGCGGATGGGATCCACCATTTTATCGAGTCATTGAATGGGCTCAATGGCTTAAACGAAGCGACGATGGCCGCCAATGGCACTACACCGGAAACGATGGAAGACATCCTGAGGCGATTAAAGATTATCGACAACAACACCGTGGTGGAGTACCGTTATCCTGGCCAAACCCTGGAAGACGTGCTGGGCGCCGAAGGCATTCGTTTTTTTATCCTCGGCCCGCCCAAAAGCCTGGATTTGTTGAGCAAGGAAGAGGGTAAAAATGAGGGGTATGAAAAAAGGGAAAACAAAAGCACCACCAATCTAGCCTTTATTGAAGCCTTGTCGGTCAGCGAAGACAATGCCCAGGATCAAATTCCGTTTGAGTCGGACTTCTTTTTTGCGGCAACGCCCACCGAAGCTTTTGTTGAATTTAAGGAAAAATACCATGCCGAGGAGCAGGCCTGGCGCAAAATTGACCACGACTGGCTCTTTGGCGGGGCGGAACTGGCGCTGAGACTGGAACAAAGCATCAACAACACCAGTTTGGTCATGGCCATCCAGTTCAAAGACAGTGAAAAAATTCTGCTGTTTCCCGGAGATGCGGAATACGGGAACTGGTTGAGTTGGCACGACCCGCAGCTAAACTGGTCTTTTGTCAAAAACAACGTGCTACAAACCGTCAAGGTGGATTATATTTTTAAAAATACTGTCTTATACAAAGTAGGCCACCACCTTTCGCAAAATGGTACGGGCAAGGAAATTGGTCTGGAACAAATCAAACACCCAGAGCTAGCGGCAATGGTAACGCTGGATTTCAAAAAAATTCTCCCCGGTTGGCTCAATACCATGCCAAATGACTTCATCGGTGCCGAACTCATCAATAAAACCAAAGGGAAACTGTTTTTTTCCGGTGCCTACGAGCCGATTCTGAAAAACATTCAAACCCCGCGTGTGTCCATCAATGCCAATCACCTCAAAGAAACGGTGAAGAACAACAAAAAATTTGTGGGCAAAATTGCGGTGGAGTACAGTGTGAAAGGCTAAGTCTTATCATGCTGCAAACGAAAAAGCCGCCTCACCAAAAACATGGAGAGACGGCTTTTTTATGTTCCAGTGCACTCGAAAGGTGCAGTGCTGTAAGCTTATTCAGCTACTACTTCGAAAGTAACCTGGCCTACTACCTCACGAGAAAGCTGAACTTGAGCTGTATAAGTGCCCAGTTCTTTAATCTCTTCGGTGAAAGTTACTTTGCGGCGCTCAATTTCCAGATCCAATTGCTCCTTAATGGCCGCAATGATTTGTACGTTGGTAACGCTACCGAAAATTTTACCACTTTGACCAGCTTTAGCACCAATTTTGATGGTTTGGCTAGCCAATTGAGTAGCAATGGCTTCGAATTCGGCGCGGCGTGCGGCCTCTTCTTCTTCTTCAACGCGCTTAATGTCGTCGATAGAAGCCACGTTGGTTTTGTTGGCTACCCGAGCCAAACCCTGTGGAATCAAGTAGTTGCGTCCGTAACCATTTTTTACGGAAACTACTTCAAAACGATCCCCCAGTTTATCAATATCCTTAAGCAGAATAACTTGCATGATTGATGATGATTTTGAGTTGTTGAATACCCAAGGGTATTCTTAAATCAAATCGCTGTAGACCGAAACGAATTATTTCAGCAAATCGGCTACATAGGGCAGCAATGCCAGGTGACGTGCACGTTTAACCGCAGTAGCCACTTTGCGTTGGTACTTCAAGGAGTTGCCCGTGATGCGGCGAGGCAGAATTTTGCCTTGCTCGTTGATGAATTGGAGCAGAAAGTCGCCATCTTTGTAATCGATGTACTTGATGCCAAACTTGCGGAACCGGCAGTATTTCTTGCGGTTCTGTCCAATTTTTGGATTGCTCAGGAACTTGATATCGTCCTTATTTGCCATTGGTTGTTGTCTTTTAGAAGGTTAGCAATGTGGATTACTCTGCTTTTGGTTCAGTAGCAACTGCAGGTTCCTGATCCGCCGGAGCTGGATTTGGGCGGCGTGGGCCGCTGTTGTTCCCTCTACGGTCGTTGCGATCATTTCTGTCGTCACGTCTTTCCTCAACCACCTTCTTCTTTTTCACAGTACCAATCAAGCCTTTACGCTTGTCTTCATTGTACTTTACGCCGTACTTGTCAAGTGCTACGGTCAAAAAGCGAATGATGCGCTCGTCGCGGCGGAACGCAAGTTCAAAATCGTTGATCATGCTGCCATCAACAGCTTTGAATTCAACACAATAGTAGGCCCCGGAATGACGCTTGCCAATGGCGAAAGCCAATTGACGCAAGCCCATCTCGTTAATATGCACGATCTCGCAGCCTTTGCTTTTGAGGAGATCGACATATGTCTGAGCAGTCGCCTTGATTTCTTCAGACGCCAGCACGGGGTCAACGATGAATGTTACTTCGTAATTTCTCATCGGATTCAGACATATTTGGTTATCAAAAATTTGGGCTGCAAAGGTAAAAATTGTTTTTATAAAAACAAATAAAAAATCCGTAGGGGCATCCCTACGTGGATGTCCTCTATGTGGATGCCCGCAGGGGCGACCACGCAGG includes these proteins:
- the rplI gene encoding 50S ribosomal protein L9, which translates into the protein MQVILLKDIDKLGDRFEVVSVKNGYGRNYLIPQGLARVANKTNVASIDDIKRVEEEEEAARRAEFEAIATQLASQTIKIGAKAGQSGKIFGSVTNVQIIAAIKEQLDLEIERRKVTFTEEIKELGTYTAQVQLSREVVGQVTFEVVAE
- the rpsR gene encoding 30S ribosomal protein S18, with translation MANKDDIKFLSNPKIGQNRKKYCRFRKFGIKYIDYKDGDFLLQFINEQGKILPRRITGNSLKYQRKVATAVKRARHLALLPYVADLLK
- a CDS encoding MBL fold metallo-hydrolase, with the protein product MATQHVNKITVFMYRPGGTGDCFLLQFKKGNQVSFNLMIDCGCITGGKQNFEPILDDLTAKTKGKIDLLVLTHEHADHINGFTSVAEKFVNLTIAKVWFAWTENKDDPEANNYREYHTEQKMALAQATAKLNKLERDHYFHKLLELENQGAELADGIHHFIESLNGLNGLNEATMAANGTTPETMEDILRRLKIIDNNTVVEYRYPGQTLEDVLGAEGIRFFILGPPKSLDLLSKEEGKNEGYEKRENKSTTNLAFIEALSVSEDNAQDQIPFESDFFFAATPTEAFVEFKEKYHAEEQAWRKIDHDWLFGGAELALRLEQSINNTSLVMAIQFKDSEKILLFPGDAEYGNWLSWHDPQLNWSFVKNNVLQTVKVDYIFKNTVLYKVGHHLSQNGTGKEIGLEQIKHPELAAMVTLDFKKILPGWLNTMPNDFIGAELINKTKGKLFFSGAYEPILKNIQTPRVSINANHLKETVKNNKKFVGKIAVEYSVKG
- a CDS encoding ABC transporter ATP-binding protein; this encodes MFRSIAHNPYVSLMITAWKYAKQERGRYLVIYSMFAASNIINAGTPIIWGWLINELQQKGTDVLHVTWLYVGAYLILHFSDWGFHGFARIKEQSLAFNLSRNFLQELYHKALRLPVKWHQDNHSGSTINRVRKAYEALKEFFQDGHMYIHAFAKFVFSFAAMLYFSPLFGSIAILLGVVALYIIFVFDKPYIRYQKETNEKEHVVSATLFDSLSNIITVITLRLEKRMESGLLQKVTDIFFPFRKKIVVNELKWFVVDSIVVVIYCTIMLGYIYQNYVPGQLFLIGGLVTLTGYVQRFTSVFHDIAWQYNQIVNHHTDVQTAKNIFEAYDQQHLPESPESLPQRWKTIQLRDLNYVHELDETPAEGQYRPGLFDVNIQIERGKRIALIGESGSGKSTLLAILRGLYPPKPGLQLAVDSKNYDKMDVLADYITLFPQEPEIFENTIEYNITLGLPFSNEEVMKVCETAHFTEVVEQLPSGLQSNIREKGVNLSGGQKQRLALARGVLAAKDSDIILLDEPTSSVDPKTELLIYERMFHDFADKAIVSALHRLHLLVHFDYVYVMDNGRVVDEGTFEYLRENSSAFQEMWKHQEQVGMT
- the groL gene encoding chaperonin GroEL (60 kDa chaperone family; promotes refolding of misfolded polypeptides especially under stressful conditions; forms two stacked rings of heptamers to form a barrel-shaped 14mer; ends can be capped by GroES; misfolded proteins enter the barrel where they are refolded when GroES binds), which codes for MAAKEITLSSVAQEKLKNGIDKLANAVKVTLGPKGRNVVIEKKFGAPQVTKDGVTVAKEIELEDTLENMGAQILKEVASKTASLAGDGTTTATVLAQAIITAGMKSVTSGANPMDLKRGIDKAVKAVVANIKEQAELVGDDYSKIKQVAAISANNDEEIGELIADAMKRVSKDGVITIEEAKGMETFVKEVSGMQFDRGYLSPYFVTDPENMLAEYDNPFILIHDKKISNVKDILPILEKTSQMGRPLVIIAEDVDGSALSTLVVNRLRSVLNVVAVKAPGFGDRRKAMLEDIAILTGGTVVSDEQGYMLENTDITMLGQAERVSIDKDNTTIVNGKGLEDGVKARVSQIRSQIELTTSDYDKEKLQERLAKLAGGVAVLNIGATTEMEMKEKKDRVDDALHATRAAVEEGIVAGGGVALVRAIKALVNLKGVNEDENTGIDIVRKALESPLRIIAENAGVEGSVVLQKVLNGKKSYGYNARTDVFEDLMAAGVIDPAKVTRVALENAASIAAMVLTTEATISDKPEKKSAGGAGHHHHHDDYGM
- the rpsF gene encoding 30S ribosomal protein S6 is translated as MRNYEVTFIVDPVLASEEIKATAQTYVDLLKSKGCEIVHINEMGLRQLAFAIGKRHSGAYYCVEFKAVDGSMINDFELAFRRDERIIRFLTVALDKYGVKYNEDKRKGLIGTVKKKKVVEERRDDRNDRNDRRGNNSGPRRPNPAPADQEPAVATEPKAE
- a CDS encoding SAM-dependent methyltransferase, giving the protein MQQQYGKLFLIPVPLGENAPQTIPIYVTEIIRQLDYFIVERAKTARFFIKAAQHPRPLPELELVELSEHTKESEYRQFLAPATQGRNIGLMSEAGCPGVADPGAVVVELAHRQGIQVVPLVGPSSILLALMGSGMNGQKFSFQGYLSAKKQDLGQQLKRLEQLAQKENSTQIFIEVPYRNQQIVEAALKNLAPQTRLCIAVDLTLPTEFIQTRKIEEWKRNPPVDLHKRPAIFLLG